From Cellulosimicrobium cellulans, the proteins below share one genomic window:
- the serS gene encoding serine--tRNA ligase: MIDLRLLRDNPDIVRASQVTRGDDPALVDAALDADARHRAALSEFESLRAEQKSLGKQVAQAQGEEKQELLARTKQLAADVKARQADADAAAEELRGLLYRISNVVAGAPAGGEDDYVVLREEGTIRDFAAEGFTPRDHLDLGEGLRAIDTERGAKVSGARFYYLTGVGARLELALLNAAMDTAVAAGFTPVITPTLVRPEVMQGTGFLGAHADEIYRLEKDDLYLVGTSEVALAGYHANEIVDLSGGPLRYAGWSACYRREAGSHGKDVRGIIRVHQFHKVEMFSYCDPADAEAEHQRLLGWEEQMLRLVDLPYRVIDTAAGDLGSSAARKFDCEAWLPTQQRYLELTSTSNCTTFQARRLNVRERVEVDGKNETRTVATLNGTLGTTRWIVAILENHQQADGSVRVPEGLRPYLGGLEVLEPVVA, translated from the coding sequence GTGATCGACCTCCGCCTCCTGCGCGACAACCCCGACATCGTCCGTGCCAGCCAGGTCACCCGTGGTGACGACCCCGCGCTGGTGGACGCCGCCCTCGACGCGGACGCCCGCCACCGCGCCGCGCTGAGCGAGTTCGAGAGCCTGCGCGCCGAGCAGAAGTCTCTCGGCAAGCAGGTCGCCCAGGCGCAGGGGGAGGAGAAGCAGGAGCTGCTCGCGCGCACCAAGCAGCTCGCGGCCGACGTCAAGGCGCGGCAGGCCGACGCCGACGCCGCGGCGGAGGAGCTGCGCGGGCTGCTGTACCGCATCTCGAACGTCGTCGCGGGCGCGCCCGCGGGCGGCGAGGACGACTACGTCGTGCTGCGCGAGGAGGGGACGATCCGCGACTTCGCCGCGGAGGGCTTCACCCCGCGCGACCACCTCGACCTCGGCGAGGGCCTGCGCGCGATCGACACCGAGCGCGGCGCCAAGGTGTCGGGCGCGCGGTTCTACTACCTCACGGGCGTGGGTGCGCGCCTCGAGCTCGCGCTGCTCAACGCCGCGATGGACACCGCGGTCGCGGCCGGGTTCACGCCCGTCATCACGCCGACGCTCGTGCGGCCCGAGGTCATGCAGGGCACCGGGTTCCTCGGCGCGCACGCGGACGAGATCTACCGCCTCGAGAAGGACGACCTCTACCTCGTCGGGACGAGCGAGGTCGCGCTCGCGGGCTACCACGCGAACGAGATCGTCGACCTGTCGGGCGGCCCGCTCCGGTACGCCGGGTGGAGCGCGTGCTACCGCCGCGAGGCCGGCTCGCACGGCAAGGACGTGCGCGGCATCATCCGCGTGCACCAGTTCCACAAGGTCGAGATGTTCTCCTACTGCGACCCGGCCGACGCCGAGGCGGAGCACCAGCGCCTGCTCGGCTGGGAGGAGCAGATGCTGCGCCTCGTCGACCTGCCGTACCGCGTCATCGACACCGCGGCGGGCGACCTGGGGTCGAGCGCCGCGCGCAAGTTCGACTGCGAGGCGTGGCTGCCCACGCAGCAGCGCTACCTCGAGCTCACGTCGACGTCGAACTGCACGACCTTCCAGGCGCGCCGCCTCAACGTGCGCGAGCGCGTCGAGGTCGACGGCAAGAACGAGACGCGCACCGTCGCGACGCTCAACGGCACGCTCGGCACGACGCGCTGGATCGTCGCGATCCTCGAGAACCACCAGCAGGCCGACGGCTCGGTCCGCGTGCCCGAGGGCCTGCGCCCGTACCTCGGCGGCCTCGAGGTGCTCGAGCCGGTGGTTGCGTGA